From the Deinococcus aquaticus genome, one window contains:
- a CDS encoding type I phosphomannose isomerase catalytic subunit, translating into MTHPTSADLPAFVPLTPRFQARVWGGDRLAPPAPDGTPIGEAWIADGQSVVSGGPLAGQTVADLMGAHPAALLGAGQDAKDGFPLLIKLLDCRDWLSVQVHPNDAQAREMVGPGERGKTEAWHFLHVEPGAELLAGVQPGTTPQALADAIRGGGILDLSQRHRPHEGDTLFIPAGTLHALGPGLLLYEVQQASDTTYRVFDWDRPASAGRALHLEESVAVTDPARQGELRTAAQTGGLGELVRCEQFTLRGVSAGHEQDTRGQFALVTVVNGTLTLRAGSETLTLDTYQTALIPAATGPYRLDGHGRALVAQPGVGPVESRGNGSSRG; encoded by the coding sequence ATGACCCACCCGACCAGTGCTGACCTGCCCGCCTTCGTGCCGCTCACGCCCCGCTTTCAGGCGCGCGTGTGGGGCGGGGACCGCCTCGCTCCGCCCGCCCCGGACGGCACGCCCATCGGGGAGGCCTGGATTGCCGACGGGCAGAGCGTCGTGAGCGGCGGCCCCCTGGCCGGGCAGACGGTCGCTGACCTGATGGGCGCGCACCCGGCCGCGCTGCTGGGCGCAGGGCAGGACGCCAAGGACGGCTTCCCGCTGCTGATCAAGCTGCTCGACTGCCGCGACTGGCTGAGCGTACAGGTTCACCCGAACGACGCGCAGGCCCGCGAGATGGTCGGCCCCGGCGAGCGCGGCAAGACCGAGGCGTGGCACTTCCTGCACGTCGAGCCCGGCGCGGAGCTGCTGGCGGGCGTGCAGCCCGGCACGACCCCGCAGGCCCTGGCGGACGCCATCCGGGGGGGCGGCATCCTGGACCTCAGCCAGCGCCACCGGCCGCACGAGGGCGACACACTGTTCATTCCGGCGGGCACCCTGCACGCCCTGGGGCCGGGCCTGCTGCTGTACGAGGTGCAGCAGGCGAGCGACACCACGTACCGCGTGTTCGACTGGGACCGCCCCGCCAGCGCCGGACGCGCCCTGCACCTCGAGGAAAGCGTGGCCGTGACCGACCCGGCCCGGCAGGGAGAACTGCGGACGGCCGCGCAGACCGGCGGACTGGGTGAACTGGTCCGCTGCGAGCAGTTCACGCTGCGCGGCGTGAGCGCAGGCCACGAGCAGGACACCCGGGGCCAGTTCGCGCTGGTGACGGTCGTGAACGGTACGCTGACCCTGCGCGCCGGCAGCGAGACCCTGACCCTGGACACGTACCAGACCGCGCTGATTCCCGCTGCGACCGGCCCGTACCGCCTTGACGGGCACGGGCGGGCGCTCGTCGCGCAGCCGGGCGTGGGGCCAGTGGAGAGCAGGGGCAACGGCTCCTCACGGGGCTGA
- a CDS encoding aldo/keto reductase, producing the protein MIYDPNPQRYESLPYRRAGRSGLLLPAVSLGLWHNFGGVDRFENARAMVRTAFDAGITHFDLANNYGPPPGSAEETFGQLLRGDLAPFRDELIVSSKAGYTMWPGPYGDWGSRKYLLASCDASLKRLGLEYVDVFYHHRPDPNTPLTETMGALDQIVRSGRALYVGVSNYPAALLREAAAILRDLGTPFVLNQPSYSMFNRWLEPDGLPGALEDEGVGAIVFSPLAQGLLSNRYLNGIPDDSRAASATGFLKEGAVTPERVAQVRALNDVAAARGQTLVQLALAWVLRWPQVTSALIGASRPEQITDAAGALNAPPLTDAELDAIEAILSGAPA; encoded by the coding sequence ATGATCTACGATCCGAATCCGCAGCGGTACGAGTCCCTTCCCTACCGGCGCGCGGGCCGCAGCGGCCTGCTGCTTCCGGCCGTGTCACTGGGCCTGTGGCATAACTTCGGCGGCGTGGACCGCTTCGAGAACGCCCGAGCAATGGTCCGCACGGCCTTCGACGCCGGAATCACGCATTTCGACCTGGCGAACAATTACGGCCCGCCGCCCGGCAGCGCCGAGGAGACCTTCGGGCAGCTGCTGCGCGGCGACCTCGCGCCGTTCCGGGACGAACTGATCGTGTCCAGCAAGGCCGGGTACACCATGTGGCCCGGCCCGTACGGCGACTGGGGCAGCCGCAAGTACCTGCTGGCGTCGTGCGACGCGAGCCTGAAGCGGCTGGGCCTGGAGTACGTGGACGTGTTCTACCACCACCGGCCGGACCCGAACACGCCGCTGACGGAGACCATGGGGGCGCTCGATCAGATCGTGCGCAGCGGGCGGGCGCTGTACGTGGGCGTCAGCAACTACCCGGCGGCGCTGCTGCGCGAGGCCGCCGCCATCCTGCGGGACCTGGGCACGCCGTTCGTGCTGAACCAGCCGAGTTACTCGATGTTCAACCGCTGGCTGGAACCCGACGGTCTGCCCGGCGCGCTGGAGGACGAGGGTGTGGGCGCGATTGTGTTCAGTCCGCTGGCGCAGGGGCTGCTGAGCAACCGCTACCTGAACGGTATTCCCGACGATTCCCGCGCCGCGAGCGCCACCGGCTTCCTGAAAGAAGGCGCCGTGACACCGGAGCGGGTCGCGCAGGTCCGCGCGCTGAACGACGTGGCCGCCGCGCGCGGGCAGACGCTGGTGCAACTGGCGCTGGCGTGGGTGCTGCGCTGGCCGCAGGTGACGAGCGCCCTGATCGGCGCGAGCCGCCCCGAGCAGATTACCGACGCCGCCGGAGCCCTGAACGCCCCGCCCCTGACCGACGCGGAACTGGACGCCATCGAGGCGATCCTGAGCGGGGCGCCCGCATGA
- a CDS encoding FAD-dependent oxidoreductase yields MITPECLRDLPLFAELDDTLLHAAALDAADVHLNEGEYLIREGDSVSFFVLLEGELAVTKEVSGVPQAVDTYRPGDSFGELPLLLGTSATVDLMALTPARVMRVEGPDFMALLGRSEVMAATVMANMTRRVGNLQRVALETPAPVTFLIGSPDDLHCFELRDFLSRNQVVFRWLDPGAPALACDIPAGIEAGPLPAVILPGGEVLRQPDVREVARRVGLQVDPALERYDVVILGGGPAGLAAAVYGASEGLCTLLVEKQAPGGQAGTSSRIENYLGFPTGLSGGELSARALRQARRFGAEVVTTREATALEPGPDSHTVVLDGGTRVHTRSVVLALGVEWRTLPLPDAQRFVGRGVWYGAARTEAPGTRSKDVYLIGGGNSAGQAALFFSNYAQRVSILIRADRVEKGMSQYLIDQLRAKPNVRICECCEVTALHGDSHLRGLTVHHSDTGQDEAVETDSLFVLIGADARTDWLEGVVLRDERGYVCSGLDLAPQGAWPLDRDPFPLETSVPGVFVAGDVRRGSVKRVASSVGEGSMSIALVHQFLALREPAGQTPAASPPTTPGSSDRPNPSD; encoded by the coding sequence GTGATCACGCCCGAATGCCTGCGTGACCTGCCGCTGTTCGCGGAGCTGGATGACACGCTGCTGCACGCGGCGGCGCTGGACGCGGCCGACGTGCACCTGAACGAGGGCGAGTACCTGATCCGCGAGGGGGACTCGGTCTCGTTCTTCGTGCTGCTGGAGGGGGAACTGGCCGTCACGAAGGAGGTGAGCGGCGTGCCGCAGGCGGTGGATACCTACCGGCCCGGCGATTCTTTCGGGGAGTTGCCGCTGCTGCTGGGCACGTCCGCCACGGTGGACCTGATGGCCCTGACGCCCGCGCGGGTGATGCGCGTGGAGGGCCCGGATTTCATGGCGTTGCTGGGGCGCTCGGAGGTGATGGCGGCGACCGTGATGGCGAACATGACGCGCCGGGTGGGGAACCTGCAGCGCGTGGCGCTGGAGACGCCGGCTCCCGTCACGTTCCTGATCGGTTCGCCGGACGACCTGCACTGCTTTGAGCTGCGGGATTTCCTGTCGCGCAATCAGGTGGTGTTCCGCTGGCTGGACCCGGGCGCGCCTGCGCTGGCCTGCGATATTCCGGCCGGGATCGAGGCTGGGCCGCTCCCGGCGGTCATCCTGCCGGGCGGCGAGGTGCTGCGCCAGCCGGACGTGCGCGAGGTGGCGCGCCGCGTGGGCCTGCAGGTGGACCCGGCGCTGGAGCGGTACGACGTGGTGATCCTGGGCGGCGGTCCGGCCGGACTGGCGGCGGCGGTGTACGGGGCGTCGGAGGGCCTGTGTACGCTGCTGGTCGAGAAGCAGGCGCCGGGCGGGCAGGCCGGGACCAGCAGCCGCATCGAGAATTACCTGGGCTTCCCGACGGGCCTGTCGGGCGGTGAGCTGAGCGCGCGGGCGCTGCGGCAGGCGCGGCGGTTCGGGGCGGAGGTCGTCACGACCCGGGAGGCGACCGCGCTGGAACCCGGCCCGGACAGTCACACGGTCGTGCTGGACGGCGGCACGCGCGTTCACACGCGCAGCGTGGTGCTGGCGCTGGGCGTGGAGTGGCGCACGCTGCCCCTGCCGGACGCGCAGCGGTTCGTGGGGCGCGGCGTGTGGTACGGCGCGGCCCGCACCGAGGCGCCGGGCACGCGCAGCAAGGACGTGTACCTGATCGGCGGTGGGAACTCGGCCGGGCAGGCGGCGCTGTTCTTCTCGAACTACGCGCAGCGGGTCTCTATCCTGATCCGCGCGGACCGCGTGGAGAAGGGCATGTCGCAGTACCTGATCGATCAGTTGCGCGCCAAACCGAACGTGCGCATCTGCGAGTGCTGCGAGGTCACGGCCCTGCACGGCGACTCGCACCTGCGGGGCCTGACCGTGCACCACAGCGACACCGGCCAGGACGAGGCGGTCGAGACGGACTCGCTGTTCGTCCTGATCGGCGCGGACGCCCGCACCGATTGGCTGGAGGGCGTGGTCCTGCGGGACGAGCGCGGCTACGTCTGCTCGGGCCTGGACCTCGCGCCGCAGGGGGCGTGGCCGCTGGACCGCGATCCGTTCCCGCTGGAGACCAGCGTGCCGGGTGTGTTCGTCGCCGGGGACGTGCGGCGCGGCTCGGTGAAACGCGTGGCCAGCAGCGTCGGCGAGGGCAGCATGAGCATCGCGCTCGTCCATCAGTTTCTCGCATTGCGTGAGCCGGCCGGTCAGACGCCGGCCGCGTCACCGCCCACCACTCCCGGCAGTTCAGACCGGCCGAACCCGTCAGACTGA
- a CDS encoding acetylxylan esterase, with product MAHFDLPPEQLQTYRAAAPAPADFDAFWAQTLAEARRFDLNATFTPVQTPFVTVDVFDVTFAGWAGQPVKGWLTLPRARTGRLPCVTEFVGYGGGRGLPGDHLGYASMGYAHLLMDTRGQGSGWRQGDTPDDAPGAGPQVPGFMTRGIQSRETYYYRRVFTDAVRAVEAARAHPEVDGARVAVAGGSQGGGMALAAAGLCDVQLCLPDVPFLCHFGRAARLVDSFPYAEITAYLKTHRGRAEDVFGVLAYFDGVHFAARAQAAALFSVGLMDEVCPPSTVYAAFNAYAGPREMRVYEFNRHEGGENVQALERAAFLARHWQP from the coding sequence GTGGCTCACTTCGATCTTCCGCCCGAACAGCTTCAGACCTACCGCGCCGCCGCGCCCGCCCCGGCGGATTTCGATGCGTTCTGGGCGCAGACGCTGGCCGAGGCCCGCCGCTTCGACCTGAACGCCACGTTCACGCCGGTTCAGACGCCGTTCGTGACGGTGGACGTGTTCGACGTGACCTTCGCCGGTTGGGCCGGGCAGCCCGTGAAAGGCTGGCTGACGCTGCCGCGCGCCCGCACGGGCCGCCTGCCGTGCGTGACCGAGTTCGTCGGGTACGGCGGCGGGCGCGGGTTGCCGGGCGATCACCTGGGGTACGCCAGCATGGGGTACGCGCACCTGCTGATGGACACGCGCGGGCAGGGCAGCGGGTGGCGGCAGGGTGACACGCCGGACGACGCGCCGGGCGCGGGCCCGCAGGTGCCGGGCTTCATGACTCGCGGCATTCAGAGCCGCGAGACGTACTACTACCGCCGGGTGTTCACGGACGCCGTGCGGGCCGTCGAGGCTGCCCGCGCGCACCCGGAGGTCGACGGCGCGCGCGTGGCGGTCGCCGGGGGCAGTCAGGGCGGCGGGATGGCGCTGGCAGCGGCGGGCCTGTGTGACGTGCAGTTGTGCCTGCCGGACGTGCCGTTCCTGTGCCACTTCGGGCGCGCGGCGCGGCTGGTCGACAGCTTCCCGTACGCGGAGATCACGGCGTACCTGAAAACACACCGGGGCCGCGCGGAGGACGTGTTCGGCGTGCTGGCGTACTTCGACGGCGTGCATTTCGCGGCGCGGGCGCAGGCGGCAGCCCTGTTCTCGGTAGGCCTGATGGACGAGGTCTGCCCACCCAGCACGGTGTACGCGGCCTTCAACGCCTACGCCGGGCCCAGGGAGATGCGGGTGTACGAGTTCAACCGGCATGAGGGCGGCGAGAACGTGCAGGCGCTGGAACGCGCGGCGTTCCTGGCCCGCCACTGGCAACCCTGA
- a CDS encoding long-chain-fatty-acid--CoA ligase, whose product MTTAPAPTRFWPAGKPRSLTLPATGLMHSLHVTAERYPDKVALWHYGHEVTYRELREQAEHLAGHLAAQGVGQGDRVAVWMQNSPAWVISAFAAWHLGAVVVPLAPMLQAREFGFFLQDAGIRVGVVGAELYERAKQGGLAHAVVANVMRGTDPACGVPIPDGLDVEAELQGDDVTLETALNAEPVPMANVTAADLCIMPYTSGTTGLPKGCMHTHSSVQANVFGAGVWVDSSVEDVFLAALPFFHVTGFINSLMGGVTSGARVVIMSRWDRDAARTLIREQGVTLWTNTPTMVIDLMASPNFNAADLGSLRSVTGGGASLPASVGQRLLDLTGIMFLEGYGLSETMAQSHSNPKGRQKLQCLGIPLFNVDSRIVDIESGQELPAGQTGEIVIRGPQVMQGYWNRPDATAEAFMDIGGQQFFRTGDLGYMDDEGYFFFADRLKRMVNVSGMKVWPAEVENLLHAHPAIQEACVISVPDERSGERARALVVLRPGMNATPAELEAWAREQMATYKVPRDWQFVDSLPRSPTGKVAWRPLQEAARAAMQGS is encoded by the coding sequence ATGACGACTGCTCCTGCTCCTACCCGCTTCTGGCCCGCCGGGAAACCGCGTTCCCTGACCCTGCCCGCCACCGGCCTGATGCACAGCCTGCACGTGACCGCCGAACGCTACCCCGACAAGGTCGCCCTGTGGCATTACGGGCACGAGGTGACGTACCGCGAACTGCGTGAGCAGGCCGAGCACCTGGCCGGGCACCTCGCCGCGCAGGGTGTCGGGCAGGGTGACCGCGTGGCTGTGTGGATGCAGAACAGCCCCGCGTGGGTGATCAGCGCCTTTGCCGCGTGGCACCTGGGCGCGGTGGTGGTGCCGCTGGCCCCCATGCTGCAGGCCCGCGAGTTCGGGTTCTTCCTGCAGGACGCCGGGATTCGCGTGGGCGTGGTCGGCGCTGAACTGTACGAGCGGGCCAAGCAGGGCGGGCTGGCGCACGCGGTCGTGGCGAACGTCATGCGCGGCACGGATCCCGCGTGCGGCGTGCCGATTCCCGACGGTCTGGACGTGGAAGCCGAGTTGCAGGGCGACGACGTGACCCTGGAAACCGCGCTGAACGCCGAGCCCGTCCCGATGGCGAACGTGACGGCCGCGGACCTGTGCATCATGCCGTACACGTCCGGCACGACCGGGCTTCCCAAGGGCTGCATGCACACGCACAGCAGCGTGCAGGCCAACGTGTTCGGCGCGGGCGTGTGGGTGGACAGCAGCGTCGAGGACGTGTTCCTGGCGGCCCTGCCGTTCTTCCACGTGACGGGGTTCATCAACTCGCTGATGGGCGGCGTGACCAGCGGCGCGCGGGTCGTGATCATGTCCCGCTGGGACCGGGACGCGGCCCGCACCCTGATCCGCGAGCAGGGCGTGACCCTCTGGACGAACACGCCCACAATGGTCATCGACCTGATGGCCTCCCCGAACTTCAACGCGGCGGACCTGGGGTCGCTGCGCAGCGTCACGGGCGGCGGGGCCAGCCTGCCAGCGTCGGTCGGGCAGCGCCTGCTGGACCTGACGGGCATCATGTTCCTCGAAGGGTACGGCCTGTCCGAGACCATGGCGCAGTCTCACAGCAACCCCAAGGGCCGGCAGAAGCTCCAGTGCCTGGGCATTCCGCTGTTCAACGTGGATTCCCGCATCGTGGATATCGAGAGCGGGCAGGAACTCCCGGCCGGTCAGACGGGTGAGATCGTGATCCGGGGGCCGCAGGTCATGCAGGGCTACTGGAACCGCCCCGACGCGACCGCCGAGGCGTTCATGGACATCGGCGGGCAGCAGTTCTTCCGCACGGGCGACCTGGGGTACATGGACGACGAGGGGTACTTCTTCTTCGCGGACCGCCTCAAGCGCATGGTGAACGTGTCGGGCATGAAGGTCTGGCCGGCCGAGGTCGAGAACCTGCTGCACGCCCACCCCGCCATTCAGGAAGCCTGCGTGATCAGCGTGCCCGACGAACGCAGCGGCGAACGCGCCCGCGCGCTGGTCGTGCTGCGCCCCGGCATGAACGCCACGCCCGCCGAACTGGAAGCCTGGGCGCGCGAGCAGATGGCCACCTACAAAGTCCCGCGCGACTGGCAGTTCGTGGACAGCCTGCCGCGCAGCCCCACCGGCAAGGTCGCGTGGCGGCCCCTGCAGGAAGCGGCGCGGGCCGCCATGCAGGGCAGCTGA
- a CDS encoding HU family DNA-binding protein gives MLLTMTKKTTKAPAKKPAAKAAPKAAPKKVAAESTKVAKTQLVEMVADKTGLTKKQSEEAVSAMLDVIVGAIKGGQSVGLPGLGTLSVKATAARTGVKPGTSEKIQIPAGKKVAFKVASTLKGNL, from the coding sequence ATGCTGCTCACCATGACGAAAAAGACCACGAAAGCCCCCGCCAAGAAGCCCGCTGCCAAAGCTGCCCCCAAAGCCGCGCCCAAGAAGGTCGCCGCCGAGAGCACCAAGGTCGCCAAGACCCAGCTCGTTGAAATGGTCGCCGACAAGACCGGCCTGACCAAGAAGCAGAGCGAGGAAGCCGTCAGCGCCATGCTGGACGTCATCGTGGGCGCCATCAAGGGCGGCCAGAGCGTCGGCCTGCCCGGCCTGGGCACCCTGAGCGTCAAGGCCACCGCCGCCCGCACCGGCGTCAAGCCCGGCACCAGCGAGAAGATCCAGATTCCTGCCGGCAAGAAAGTGGCCTTCAAGGTCGCCAGCACCCTCAAGGGCAACCTCTAA
- a CDS encoding FAD-binding dehydrogenase produces MTQDNADIIVVGAGLAGLVAAAEAADAGKRVLLLDQEGEQNLGGQAFWSFRGLFLVDSPEQRRLGIRDSRELALSDWMNTAGFDRPEDHWPRQWAQAYVDFAAGEKRSWLAAQGLKLFPVVGWAERGGQGALGPGNSVPRFHITWGTGPGVVEPFERRVRAHLLSGRIRAHFRHRVRELVFDGPAVTGVRGDVLETSQVARGEASSRVVVGDFDLRAGAVIVTSGGIGGNHELVRRNWPRERLGEPPAFMVAGVPAHVDGQLQQTVHAQGANLINPDRMWHYTEGLRNWNPIWKGHGIRVLPGPSSLWLSPTGERLPYPHAPGFDTLGTLTHITTQGWPYTWFVLNRAVIKKEFTLSGSEQNLDLTGRDIRATLGRVGSRVSPSVQAFMDQGEDFVVRDTLDDLLRGMADLTGDGLLDPEQVRREIHARDAALANPFGKDPQITALRGARAYLGDKLVRVAKPGPLLDPQSGPLIAVKLNILTRKTLGGLETDLSARVLGQGGQPIPGLYAAGEVAGFGGGGVHGYRALEGTFLGGCIFSGRIAGRAAAGTV; encoded by the coding sequence ATGACTCAGGACAACGCAGACATCATCGTGGTGGGAGCCGGACTGGCCGGACTGGTCGCCGCGGCCGAGGCCGCCGACGCCGGCAAGCGCGTGCTGCTGCTGGACCAGGAGGGCGAGCAGAACCTGGGCGGGCAGGCCTTCTGGTCGTTCAGGGGCCTGTTCCTGGTGGACAGCCCCGAGCAGCGCCGCCTGGGCATCCGCGACAGCCGCGAACTGGCCCTGAGCGACTGGATGAACACCGCCGGTTTCGACCGGCCCGAGGATCACTGGCCCCGGCAGTGGGCGCAGGCGTACGTGGACTTCGCGGCGGGCGAGAAACGCTCGTGGCTGGCCGCGCAGGGCCTGAAACTGTTCCCGGTGGTCGGCTGGGCCGAGCGGGGCGGGCAGGGCGCGCTGGGGCCGGGAAACAGCGTGCCGCGCTTCCACATCACCTGGGGGACCGGGCCGGGCGTGGTCGAGCCGTTCGAGCGGCGTGTGCGCGCCCACCTGCTGTCCGGGCGCATCCGCGCGCACTTCCGGCACCGGGTACGGGAACTGGTGTTCGACGGTCCGGCCGTGACGGGCGTGCGCGGCGACGTGCTGGAAACCTCGCAGGTGGCGCGCGGCGAGGCGAGTTCCCGCGTGGTCGTCGGGGACTTCGACCTGCGGGCCGGGGCAGTCATCGTGACCTCCGGCGGGATCGGCGGGAACCACGAACTGGTGCGCCGCAACTGGCCGCGCGAGCGGCTGGGTGAACCCCCGGCGTTCATGGTGGCGGGCGTGCCCGCGCACGTGGACGGGCAGTTGCAGCAGACGGTGCACGCGCAGGGCGCGAACCTGATCAACCCGGACCGCATGTGGCATTACACCGAGGGCCTGCGCAACTGGAACCCCATCTGGAAGGGGCACGGCATCCGGGTGCTGCCGGGGCCGAGCAGCCTGTGGCTCTCCCCCACCGGCGAGCGGCTGCCGTACCCGCACGCGCCGGGTTTCGACACGCTCGGCACCCTGACGCACATCACCACGCAGGGCTGGCCGTACACGTGGTTCGTGCTGAACCGCGCGGTCATCAAGAAGGAATTCACGCTCAGCGGCAGCGAACAGAACCTCGACCTGACCGGGCGGGACATCCGCGCCACGCTGGGCCGCGTGGGCAGCCGCGTCTCGCCCAGCGTGCAGGCCTTCATGGATCAGGGCGAGGACTTCGTGGTCCGCGACACCCTGGACGACCTGCTGCGCGGCATGGCCGACCTGACCGGCGACGGCCTGCTGGACCCCGAACAGGTCCGCCGTGAGATTCACGCCCGCGACGCGGCCCTGGCCAACCCCTTCGGGAAGGACCCGCAGATCACCGCGCTGCGCGGCGCACGCGCCTACCTGGGCGACAAACTGGTGCGCGTGGCGAAACCGGGGCCACTGCTGGACCCGCAGAGCGGCCCGCTGATCGCCGTGAAACTGAACATCCTGACCCGCAAGACCCTCGGCGGCCTGGAAACCGACCTGAGCGCGCGCGTCCTGGGTCAGGGCGGCCAGCCCATTCCCGGCCTGTACGCGGCGGGCGAGGTCGCGGGCTTCGGCGGGGGCGGCGTGCACGGCTACCGCGCGCTGGAAGGCACCTTCCTGGGCGGCTGCATCTTCAGCGGCCGGATCGCGGGCCGCGCCGCCGCCGGGACTGTGTAA
- a CDS encoding xanthine dehydrogenase small subunit produces the protein MQTLNLTVNGQPREVPAGAHTNLLNTLRAQGLTGCKEGCAEGECGACAVLIARDDGQGGTRWDSVNACLVTLGAVDGADVVTGEGLGSPAALHPAQRELAVRGGSQCGYCTPGFVVSMAAEYLRPDRVDGQHGAANGFDLHALSGNLCRCTGYRPIADAAYALGTPEAADPLAARRTQPAPAPRPTALIAPDGAFHRPATLADALTLLAAHPDAKVLSGGTDWGVEVNLRHARAAVTVAVDHLPELRVFEERADSLLLGAGYSLSDLERRLDGRVPLLSQWFPQFASRLIRNSATLGGNLGTASPIGDSPPALLALDASVQLIGPDGAREVPLADYFTGYRQTVRQPGELIAAVRIPLPLSPLTAFHKIAKRRFDDISSVAVGYALDVRGGVVTRARIGLGGVAATPLRAHEAEAALEGQPWTEATVRAAARLLGQTGTPLSDHRASAAYRAAMLEQSLLKLWFESQSTEQEVGA, from the coding sequence ATGCAGACACTGAACCTGACCGTGAACGGCCAGCCGCGCGAGGTGCCCGCCGGAGCGCACACGAATCTCCTGAACACCCTGCGCGCCCAGGGCCTGACCGGCTGCAAGGAAGGCTGCGCCGAGGGCGAGTGCGGCGCGTGCGCGGTCCTGATCGCCCGGGATGACGGACAGGGCGGGACGCGCTGGGACAGCGTGAACGCCTGCCTGGTGACGCTGGGAGCCGTGGACGGTGCGGACGTCGTGACGGGCGAGGGCCTGGGCTCGCCCGCTGCGCTGCACCCGGCGCAGCGGGAACTGGCGGTGCGGGGCGGGTCGCAGTGCGGGTACTGCACGCCGGGCTTCGTGGTCAGCATGGCCGCCGAGTACCTGCGCCCGGACCGCGTGGACGGCCAGCACGGCGCGGCGAACGGCTTCGACCTGCACGCCCTGAGCGGGAACCTGTGCCGCTGCACCGGCTACCGCCCCATCGCGGACGCCGCGTACGCGCTGGGCACGCCGGAGGCCGCCGACCCCCTGGCCGCGCGCCGCACCCAGCCCGCCCCGGCCCCGCGCCCCACGGCCCTGATTGCCCCGGACGGCGCGTTCCACCGGCCCGCGACCCTGGCAGACGCGCTGACATTGCTCGCCGCGCACCCGGACGCGAAGGTGCTCTCCGGCGGCACGGACTGGGGCGTGGAGGTGAACCTGCGCCACGCGCGGGCCGCCGTGACCGTCGCGGTGGATCACCTGCCGGAACTGCGGGTGTTCGAGGAGCGCGCGGACTCGCTGCTGCTGGGCGCAGGCTACAGCCTCAGCGACCTGGAACGCCGCCTGGACGGCCGCGTGCCGCTCCTCTCGCAGTGGTTCCCGCAGTTCGCCAGCCGCCTGATCCGCAACTCCGCCACGCTGGGCGGGAACCTGGGCACCGCGTCGCCTATCGGGGACAGCCCGCCCGCGCTGCTGGCGCTGGACGCCTCGGTGCAGCTGATCGGCCCGGACGGCGCGCGCGAGGTGCCGCTGGCCGATTACTTCACCGGGTACCGGCAGACGGTGCGGCAGCCCGGCGAACTGATCGCGGCCGTGCGGATTCCTCTGCCGCTCTCGCCCCTGACGGCCTTCCACAAGATCGCCAAGCGCCGCTTCGACGACATCTCCAGCGTGGCGGTCGGGTACGCGCTGGACGTGCGCGGCGGCGTGGTCACGCGCGCCCGCATCGGCCTGGGCGGCGTGGCCGCCACGCCCCTGCGCGCCCATGAGGCCGAGGCGGCGCTGGAAGGGCAGCCGTGGACGGAGGCGACCGTCCGGGCGGCCGCTCGCCTGCTGGGGCAGACCGGCACGCCCCTGAGCGACCACCGTGCCAGCGCCGCCTACCGCGCCGCGATGCTGGAGCAGAGCCTGTTGAAACTCTGGTTCGAATCGCAGTCCACGGAACAGGAGGTGGGCGCATGA